Proteins co-encoded in one Terriglobales bacterium genomic window:
- a CDS encoding glycosyltransferase family 4 protein has protein sequence MRVLFAIHTPKDPRTAVYLSTKERATYLESMGCECSIVSYEDFPLLVKLGPRFNPFLFPVALLLHILQQEKPYDMVIAHSYSGWLVYCIRRLFGRLQSQRRVTSFHGLEPLYHSALLGESRRAGKPLTVRYRLVQGPFMRWILRTACRNSDVVICLNPSESAYLEQHGWAEASCIRVIGHGVQEGFFVRHEYRQLANRLLFVSQWQQMKGIRYLVQAFSQLASEFPDLRLCCAGTLLSECDVLSSFPEQLRSRITVHPRLEASDLITLYREADIFLFPSLWEGFGRVRAEAMAAALPMITTETGAPPTLLSSGHNSIVIHERSPEEIVEAVRLLYGNSELRAKLGMNAQNAISALRGRQGAREFARVMDQLLNRTAVKAG, from the coding sequence ATGAGAGTCCTCTTCGCCATTCACACACCAAAGGATCCCCGCACCGCCGTCTATCTCAGCACCAAAGAACGCGCGACGTACCTGGAATCGATGGGTTGCGAGTGTTCCATCGTTTCCTACGAAGACTTCCCTCTGCTGGTGAAGCTTGGCCCGCGCTTCAATCCTTTCCTGTTTCCCGTGGCATTGCTGCTCCACATCCTCCAACAGGAGAAACCGTATGACATGGTTATCGCCCACAGTTACTCCGGTTGGCTAGTCTACTGTATCCGTCGTCTATTTGGCCGGCTGCAGTCTCAGCGGCGAGTGACATCCTTTCACGGCCTTGAGCCTCTATACCACAGCGCTCTGTTGGGAGAATCAAGACGTGCGGGCAAACCTCTGACTGTCCGCTATCGCCTGGTCCAGGGTCCTTTCATGAGATGGATCTTGCGAACGGCCTGCCGTAATTCTGACGTGGTGATCTGCCTTAACCCCTCCGAGTCTGCTTATCTCGAGCAGCACGGATGGGCGGAGGCTTCGTGCATTCGGGTTATTGGTCACGGCGTACAGGAGGGATTTTTTGTCCGTCACGAATATCGCCAACTGGCCAATCGCCTGCTTTTCGTTAGCCAGTGGCAACAAATGAAGGGAATACGTTATCTGGTGCAAGCATTCTCGCAGCTGGCGAGCGAATTTCCAGATCTCAGGCTTTGCTGTGCCGGAACGCTATTGTCCGAATGCGATGTCCTGAGCAGCTTTCCGGAACAATTGCGCAGCCGCATCACTGTTCATCCCAGGCTGGAGGCCTCTGATCTGATCACGCTGTATCGAGAGGCGGACATCTTTCTGTTCCCCTCACTTTGGGAGGGTTTCGGGCGGGTACGCGCGGAGGCGATGGCTGCCGCTCTTCCCATGATCACCACGGAAACCGGCGCTCCCCCCACACTGCTGAGCTCCGGCCACAATTCGATCGTAATTCATGAGCGGAGCCCAGAGGAAATTGTGGAGGCGGTTCGCCTCCTTTACGGCAATTCCGAGTTGCGCGCCAAGCTTGGCATGAACGCCCAAAATGCGATCTCCGCCTTGCGCGGCCGGCAGGGGGCGCGGGAATTCGCGCGCGTGATGGATCAGCTTTTGAATCGGACGGCGGTGAAGGCCGGCTAG